A single window of Sulfurimonas sp. hsl 1-7 DNA harbors:
- a CDS encoding ATP-binding cassette domain-containing protein, whose product MKLVTAQNLSKTFQEQDSPALNDISFSIECGKITGVVGPDGAGKSTLIRLIAGLLELSQGSLEVLGTALPSKKDDFLQDIGYMPQRFGLYEELSIDENLNLYANLQDIPSPKERIEELLEFTELKPFRTRKAGDLSGGMKQKLGLACALIKKPKLLLLDEPSVGVDPISRRALWNLVQTLLDDEVAILWSTSYLDEADQCDEIILLNEGSMLYHGTPELMKKPIKNEVYLIENIRVEKRSLLSKLLESSSIMDAVLVGESIRVNLMPDTPFPLSYLQEADPKATTKITEPTFEDAFIKMLGVKTIATSLLAQQMQQKPVTDAKLIEAKSLTKKFGDFTATEDIDFSIGEGEIFGFLGPNGAGKSTTFKMLCGLLTPTKGTATVMGENLYLTNTNAREQIGYMAQKFSLYQTLSVKDNLEFFAGVYGLSRSERKKKIDAIVETFDFTPHLNTRTELLPLGLKQRLALSCALMHEPSVLFLDEPTSGVDPITRKEFWTHINGIIKKGISVMVTTHFMDEAQYCDRIMLIYQGKAIAVGTPDELKHKVSKNATMEDAFIQLIERYEQRKTL is encoded by the coding sequence ATGAAGCTGGTCACTGCGCAAAATCTTTCTAAAACTTTTCAAGAGCAGGACTCCCCTGCGTTAAATGATATAAGTTTTTCTATTGAGTGTGGAAAGATTACCGGAGTTGTAGGACCAGACGGTGCTGGAAAATCAACACTCATACGTCTCATTGCAGGGCTGCTTGAGCTCTCGCAAGGCTCTTTAGAAGTTCTTGGAACTGCCCTCCCATCTAAAAAAGATGATTTTTTACAAGATATCGGTTATATGCCGCAGCGCTTTGGTTTGTACGAGGAGCTCAGCATTGATGAAAATCTCAACCTCTATGCAAATCTGCAAGATATCCCCTCACCAAAAGAGAGGATCGAAGAGCTTTTAGAGTTTACGGAACTCAAACCTTTTCGAACAAGAAAAGCGGGAGACCTCTCAGGAGGGATGAAACAAAAACTCGGACTTGCATGTGCACTCATTAAAAAACCGAAACTGCTTCTTTTGGATGAGCCGAGCGTAGGAGTCGATCCGATCTCAAGACGCGCATTATGGAATCTTGTACAGACACTTTTAGATGATGAAGTCGCCATACTTTGGAGTACATCTTATCTTGATGAAGCGGATCAGTGTGATGAGATTATCTTGCTCAACGAAGGTTCTATGCTCTACCACGGGACTCCCGAGCTTATGAAAAAACCGATCAAAAACGAGGTCTATCTCATCGAAAACATCAGGGTAGAAAAACGCTCTTTGCTCTCTAAACTTTTAGAATCAAGCTCAATTATGGATGCCGTTTTAGTGGGAGAATCGATCCGTGTAAACCTTATGCCTGACACCCCTTTTCCCCTTAGCTATCTGCAAGAAGCCGATCCTAAAGCAACTACTAAAATTACAGAGCCTACCTTTGAAGATGCCTTTATAAAGATGCTGGGGGTAAAAACCATTGCCACCTCTTTACTCGCCCAGCAGATGCAGCAAAAACCTGTGACGGATGCAAAGCTCATCGAAGCAAAAAGTCTGACGAAAAAGTTCGGTGATTTTACCGCAACCGAAGATATCGACTTCTCGATCGGCGAAGGGGAGATATTTGGTTTCTTGGGACCAAACGGTGCTGGAAAATCGACCACATTTAAGATGCTGTGCGGCTTGCTTACACCTACAAAAGGTACTGCAACGGTAATGGGGGAAAATCTCTATCTGACAAACACAAATGCAAGGGAGCAGATCGGGTATATGGCGCAAAAGTTCTCTTTGTATCAAACACTCAGCGTCAAAGATAACTTAGAGTTTTTTGCAGGTGTTTATGGACTCTCACGATCAGAGCGAAAAAAGAAGATCGATGCAATCGTAGAGACTTTTGATTTTACACCCCATTTAAATACAAGGACAGAACTGCTTCCTCTTGGGCTAAAACAACGTCTGGCACTCTCGTGTGCCTTAATGCACGAACCCTCCGTTTTGTTTTTAGATGAACCCACAAGCGGTGTCGATCCGATCACCCGAAAAGAGTTCTGGACCCACATCAACGGAATTATTAAAAAAGGGATCTCAGTTATGGTTACGACCCATTTTATGGACGAGGCACAATACTGCGATCGTATAATGCTCATCTACCAGGGTAAAGCTATCGCCGTGGGAACTCCCGATGAACTCAAACATAAAGTTTCCAAAAACGCTACAATGGAAGATGCTTTTATACAACTGATCGAGAGATATGAACAAAGGAAAACACTATGA
- a CDS encoding ABC transporter permease: protein MKFRRLSALLVKETFQIVRDPSAILIAFILPLILLFLMGYAVSLDAKKLPFGIINKSATLSSHTLIQKFAASPFFKTTFAYNEKKLLKDIETNHLKGLLIIDEDFGLNNEYKFQLLVDASDPNTAGLLQKYTSGIIQNWSVEEGIVAKLPIAIKPRYWFNPETSSRYFLLPGSIAVIMTLIGTLLTALVIAREWERGTMEALMATPVSMTEIIVGKLLPYFLLGLGSMLLCFVVAYFWYEIPFEGNIFLLFILGAFYLFPSLSIGLLISTLAKNQFVAAQVSLIIGFLPAFLLSGFLFEIENMPYWLQLVTYIFPARYFVESLQTIFLVGNIPSLFLKDIFAMTLVGTFVFILVMRKSKKGLE, encoded by the coding sequence ATGAAATTCCGCAGACTGAGTGCCCTTTTAGTAAAAGAGACTTTCCAGATCGTCCGAGATCCCAGTGCTATACTTATCGCATTCATACTCCCTTTGATCCTCCTTTTTTTAATGGGATATGCCGTTTCTCTCGATGCAAAAAAACTCCCTTTTGGAATCATCAATAAAAGTGCAACACTCAGCTCCCATACTTTGATCCAAAAGTTTGCCGCATCACCCTTTTTTAAAACCACTTTTGCTTATAACGAAAAGAAACTTCTCAAAGATATAGAGACAAACCATCTTAAAGGCCTTCTTATAATAGATGAGGATTTCGGACTTAACAATGAGTACAAATTTCAACTCCTGGTCGATGCAAGCGATCCAAATACGGCAGGGCTACTGCAAAAATACACCTCTGGAATTATTCAAAACTGGTCGGTTGAAGAGGGAATAGTTGCCAAACTCCCTATTGCTATCAAACCTAGGTACTGGTTTAATCCCGAAACATCAAGCCGCTATTTTTTACTCCCCGGCTCGATCGCAGTTATTATGACGTTAATCGGCACTTTGCTTACCGCTTTGGTAATTGCCAGAGAGTGGGAGCGCGGCACTATGGAAGCATTAATGGCTACACCTGTTTCTATGACGGAGATCATTGTCGGTAAACTCCTTCCCTACTTCCTTTTGGGTCTGGGTTCAATGTTACTGTGTTTTGTGGTGGCCTACTTTTGGTATGAGATCCCGTTTGAGGGAAATATCTTTCTCCTCTTTATACTAGGGGCATTTTATCTCTTCCCTTCACTGAGCATCGGACTGCTGATCTCAACTTTGGCAAAAAACCAGTTTGTAGCTGCACAGGTTTCACTCATAATCGGTTTTCTTCCCGCATTTTTACTCTCAGGGTTTTTATTTGAGATCGAAAATATGCCCTACTGGCTACAACTCGTTACCTATATCTTCCCTGCACGCTATTTTGTAGAGTCGTTACAGACCATCTTTTTAGTGGGAAATATCCCCTCCCTTTTTCTCAAAGATATTTTTGCAATGACCCTGGTAGGAACATTTGTCTTTATACTTGTTATGAGAAAAAGTAAAAAAGGTTTGGAATGA
- a CDS encoding A/G-specific adenine glycosylase → MQEKLLKWYEKEGRHSLLWRNTTDIYHIYLSEIMLQQTQVNRVEQEYYPRFLEKFPTLEKLADSPLDEVFACWSGLGYYSRARNLHATAQSVQNSLPCDLKELLKLPGIGKYTASAICSFGYKQSVPVVDTNIARVLKRFFALLDVKEGVIWEKAEELLNEQAPREHNLALMDLGSMICLPKNPKCEECPLFDECEGKNEPELYTETKKKEYESLELFYALSVKDGKIALKLSHGPMYKNMLELPTVEPVEENLIGVFKHSYTKYRLSVHLYKMEDISDEIEWFELDKIESAPISSLTKKALRFIK, encoded by the coding sequence GTGCAAGAAAAACTCTTAAAGTGGTATGAAAAAGAGGGTAGACACTCTTTACTCTGGAGAAATACCACAGATATCTACCATATCTATCTCAGCGAGATCATGCTGCAACAAACCCAGGTAAATCGTGTTGAACAGGAATACTACCCGCGATTTTTAGAAAAATTTCCAACTCTTGAAAAACTGGCAGATTCACCGCTTGATGAGGTATTTGCTTGTTGGAGCGGATTGGGCTACTATTCTCGGGCACGAAATCTTCATGCTACGGCACAATCTGTTCAAAACTCTCTGCCGTGTGATCTAAAAGAGTTACTCAAACTTCCGGGAATCGGAAAATATACTGCAAGTGCGATCTGCAGTTTCGGATATAAACAGAGTGTCCCTGTTGTAGATACAAACATCGCAAGGGTGCTTAAACGATTTTTTGCACTTTTGGATGTAAAAGAGGGCGTGATCTGGGAAAAAGCAGAGGAGCTGTTAAATGAACAAGCTCCGCGTGAACATAACCTTGCATTAATGGACCTCGGCTCGATGATCTGTTTGCCGAAAAATCCAAAATGTGAGGAGTGCCCGCTTTTTGACGAATGTGAAGGGAAAAACGAGCCGGAACTATATACAGAGACTAAGAAAAAAGAGTATGAATCATTAGAACTATTTTACGCCTTGTCGGTCAAAGATGGTAAGATAGCTCTTAAACTTTCCCACGGTCCTATGTATAAAAATATGCTTGAACTTCCAACAGTTGAACCGGTTGAAGAGAACTTGATCGGAGTATTTAAACACTCCTATACAAAGTACCGTTTGAGTGTTCATCTTTATAAAATGGAAGATATATCAGATGAGATTGAATGGTTTGAACTCGATAAGATAGAGAGTGCACCGATCTCGTCACTTACAAAAAAAGCATTAAGGTTTATAAAGTAA
- a CDS encoding type II toxin-antitoxin system HicB family antitoxin: MKYVAFVFQDEDEFTAVVPDISGCIASDDTEEEACEAILDAVELCLEDEKLPTANTLEYFTDEVLNKLGLPLNASRYVVDVEDEGENSYSAKISS; the protein is encoded by the coding sequence TTGAAATATGTTGCATTTGTTTTTCAAGATGAAGATGAGTTTACGGCTGTTGTTCCCGACATTTCTGGCTGTATAGCTTCAGACGATACAGAAGAAGAGGCATGTGAGGCAATTCTAGATGCTGTCGAGTTATGCCTTGAAGATGAAAAGCTTCCCACAGCAAATACACTTGAGTATTTTACAGATGAAGTTCTAAACAAGCTGGGTCTTCCTTTAAACGCTTCGAGATACGTTGTAGATGTAGAAGATGAGGGTGAGAACTCATACAGTGCAAAGATTAGCAGTTAA
- a CDS encoding HlyD family efflux transporter periplasmic adaptor subunit produces the protein MKKIVLLTVIVLSAFGVYIFQNNSQSSDQQSTFYGNIENRTQKLSFRFLGTIKTVPKDEGEQFLKGDLLATLDTTPLLYEIEQLQTQIDGETSILNKLRAGYRKEDIAQAKAAMQEAKALLDGAKDTYTRQKQLYESKTTAEQTYILTKTAYEKAQASYDKAASSYKLLQNGYQKEDILAQEKKVAALKLQKKSLEYNLKESTIYAPTNGTVLTRYVEPNSVIVAAQSILEIALQNEYWVRAYISEAELGEIKQGQKMLIYSDARGEPYQGYVGFISPIAEFTPKNIETPQLRPDLVYRFRVIITNPTPELKQGLPVTIKTL, from the coding sequence ATGAAGAAAATTGTTCTCCTTACGGTGATTGTTTTAAGTGCATTTGGAGTGTATATTTTTCAAAACAATTCACAATCTTCCGATCAACAATCTACGTTTTACGGAAACATCGAAAACCGTACGCAAAAGCTCTCATTTCGCTTCCTTGGGACTATAAAAACAGTTCCAAAAGATGAGGGGGAACAATTCTTAAAAGGGGATCTCTTAGCGACACTTGATACTACACCCCTGCTCTATGAGATCGAACAACTCCAAACACAGATCGATGGTGAGACAAGCATCTTAAATAAACTTCGAGCCGGGTACAGAAAAGAGGATATTGCCCAGGCAAAAGCGGCTATGCAAGAGGCTAAGGCTCTTCTTGATGGGGCAAAAGATACATATACACGTCAAAAACAACTCTATGAGAGTAAAACGACAGCCGAGCAAACCTACATTCTCACAAAAACAGCCTATGAAAAGGCACAAGCTTCATATGACAAAGCTGCAAGCTCATACAAGCTGCTACAAAACGGTTATCAAAAAGAGGATATTCTAGCGCAAGAGAAAAAAGTAGCAGCACTCAAGCTCCAAAAAAAGAGCTTAGAGTACAATCTCAAAGAGTCAACTATCTACGCACCGACAAACGGTACGGTTCTTACTCGCTACGTAGAGCCTAACTCCGTCATTGTAGCTGCACAGAGTATCTTAGAAATAGCACTTCAAAATGAATACTGGGTACGCGCATACATCAGTGAAGCAGAGCTAGGAGAGATCAAACAAGGGCAAAAGATGCTTATTTACAGCGACGCAAGAGGTGAGCCTTATCAAGGGTATGTAGGGTTTATCTCACCTATTGCAGAGTTTACCCCTAAAAACATCGAAACACCACAGTTACGTCCCGATCTCGTTTATAGGTTTCGCGTTATCATTACAAACCCTACGCCTGAGCTAAAACAAGGGCTTCCTGTAACGATCAAAACTTTATAA
- a CDS encoding ABC transporter permease — MIRRLLALIIKEFLAIKNDKKSLFVVIVPPLIQVFIFAFAATLEVKHIDLAVMDKDGSRASLQLIQHLKSSSYIQTLKRVETKEEYEDLIDREKILATLIIPQAFGKDLRSADAKIGIIFDGRHSNTAQIAEGYLTSIINSYSASLQQKELPIKLQSHFLYNQNLNNFWWIVPNLFGSVTMVVAMLLTSLSIARERELGTFDQVLVSPLRPYEILLGKLLPALFISTLESTLILFAAIFIFDVPFVGSIFILYTGVIVFLFSMSGVGLLISSISNTQQQAILGSFVVLLPSFLISGFATPVENMPSWLQSFSSLFPLKYYLVLIKGVFLKDISWDEAFTLLMPMVGLGIVFMLIAMMFFRKRSR, encoded by the coding sequence ATGATTCGACGGCTGCTTGCACTTATAATAAAAGAGTTCTTAGCGATCAAAAACGACAAAAAAAGTCTTTTTGTGGTGATTGTACCACCCCTTATACAGGTATTCATATTTGCTTTTGCAGCAACTTTAGAGGTTAAACATATTGATTTGGCGGTGATGGATAAAGACGGTTCTCGTGCAAGTTTGCAACTCATTCAACACTTAAAATCCTCATCCTATATACAAACACTAAAGCGTGTAGAGACTAAAGAGGAGTATGAAGATCTTATTGATCGTGAAAAGATTTTGGCTACGCTCATTATCCCTCAAGCTTTTGGGAAAGATCTACGCTCAGCCGATGCAAAAATCGGAATCATTTTTGACGGACGCCACTCAAATACGGCACAAATAGCCGAGGGGTATCTTACAAGTATCATCAACAGTTACTCTGCAAGCTTGCAACAAAAAGAGCTTCCAATCAAGCTGCAGAGCCACTTTTTATATAACCAGAACCTCAATAACTTTTGGTGGATAGTTCCCAACCTTTTCGGCTCTGTTACAATGGTGGTTGCAATGCTTCTAACCTCCCTCTCCATTGCAAGAGAAAGGGAGCTTGGAACATTTGATCAGGTGCTTGTCTCCCCGCTTCGCCCATATGAAATTCTTCTTGGAAAACTGCTACCTGCACTTTTTATCAGTACCTTAGAGTCTACCCTTATCCTCTTTGCGGCTATATTTATTTTTGATGTACCTTTTGTTGGTTCTATATTTATACTCTATACGGGTGTAATTGTATTTTTATTCTCTATGTCTGGAGTGGGACTGCTTATCTCTTCGATCTCAAATACACAGCAACAAGCGATTCTCGGTTCTTTTGTAGTTTTACTCCCATCGTTTTTAATCTCCGGATTTGCGACACCCGTTGAGAATATGCCCTCGTGGTTACAATCTTTTTCGTCACTTTTCCCGCTTAAATACTATCTGGTTTTAATTAAAGGGGTATTTTTAAAAGATATCTCGTGGGATGAAGCTTTTACACTTTTAATGCCGATGGTTGGACTTGGAATAGTTTTTATGTTAATTGCGATGATGTTTTTTCGCAAACGCTCGAGATAA
- a CDS encoding sensor domain-containing diguanylate cyclase has protein sequence MEQLTSLLNVVDEKSLYEVFEASFDSVVVTDANWDKGIQILYVNKTFCEATGYTKEEVLGKNPKMFQGTESNYEVLQELKERLKRGEKFVGQTVNYKKNRAPYYVKWSITPLKNKEQELIGYVSFQRIIDKKGLELKHEKLLSSIVDISNNLILVTDLEGFIVYINNSFSEKLGYKKEELIGRHSRVLKSNEQDKEFYSKMWHSILTRGTFSDVFVSRKKDGSLFYDKKDISTIVDDMGNPLYYVSISQDVTQQMEKEKQLQTQAFKDTLTKLYNRRKYNDVIEEKLSAYHNNGDIFSLILIDIDHFKKINDTHGHDVGDGILKDLAKLLKNNIRSDDLVFRWGGEEFVLIVNKPSSSAYLLAEKLRVAISETPLAFIKITASFGVAEITHDMDAQTLFNSADKALYLAKESGRNQVKVHKK, from the coding sequence ATGGAACAGCTTACATCATTATTGAATGTAGTGGATGAAAAATCTTTATATGAAGTTTTTGAAGCCTCTTTTGACTCTGTTGTAGTTACAGATGCGAATTGGGATAAAGGCATTCAAATTCTCTATGTAAATAAAACATTTTGTGAAGCAACAGGTTATACAAAAGAGGAAGTCCTTGGAAAAAATCCAAAAATGTTTCAAGGTACGGAATCGAACTATGAAGTTTTACAAGAACTCAAAGAGAGATTGAAAAGAGGGGAGAAGTTTGTAGGACAAACTGTAAACTATAAGAAAAACAGAGCCCCTTATTATGTAAAATGGTCCATTACCCCTTTAAAAAATAAAGAACAAGAGCTAATAGGCTATGTCTCTTTTCAAAGAATTATAGATAAAAAGGGACTAGAACTAAAACACGAAAAACTTTTAAGCTCGATCGTAGATATCTCTAATAACCTGATTTTAGTAACTGATCTAGAAGGTTTTATAGTTTACATAAACAACTCTTTTAGTGAAAAATTAGGATATAAAAAAGAGGAATTGATCGGAAGACATTCGAGAGTTTTAAAGTCTAATGAACAAGATAAAGAGTTCTATTCAAAGATGTGGCACTCTATTTTGACAAGGGGTACATTTAGTGATGTATTTGTAAGTAGAAAAAAAGACGGTTCACTCTTTTACGATAAAAAAGATATTAGTACCATTGTCGACGATATGGGAAATCCTCTTTATTATGTGAGTATCAGCCAAGATGTTACTCAGCAGATGGAGAAGGAGAAACAGCTCCAAACCCAAGCCTTTAAAGATACACTTACAAAACTCTACAATAGAAGAAAGTACAATGACGTGATCGAAGAAAAACTTTCTGCTTATCATAACAACGGGGATATTTTCTCTTTAATTTTGATCGATATAGATCATTTTAAAAAGATTAACGATACGCACGGACATGATGTTGGAGATGGTATCTTAAAAGATTTGGCGAAGTTATTAAAAAACAATATTCGAAGTGATGACCTTGTTTTTAGATGGGGTGGTGAAGAGTTTGTGTTGATTGTTAATAAACCAAGCTCATCTGCTTATTTACTTGCCGAAAAATTAAGAGTGGCAATCAGTGAAACACCGCTTGCATTTATTAAGATAACGGCAAGTTTCGGTGTCGCTGAAATTACTCACGATATGGATGCTCAAACTTTATTTAATTCAGCAGATAAAGCCTTGTATCTGGCAAAAGAGAGTGGTAGAAATCAGGTGAAAGTTCACAAAAAATAG
- a CDS encoding sulfite oxidase heme-binding subunit YedZ translates to MNKHLFLVIALLFPLVFLLYMLFVAGVDDPIKYIYTVTGATAITLLYATTTISLVKKIVNFIKYRRTVGLFSFFYALLHMLNFIILDMELDLEFAIQETLDKPFIYLGMSAFFILLFMAITSLKKLFSKFYKYHKVIYVAIILVTIHFIMAQKALSLEQFGYLLIMGIIVVLKILQRTNLIKL, encoded by the coding sequence TTGAATAAACATCTCTTTTTAGTTATAGCTTTGTTATTTCCTTTAGTGTTTTTATTATATATGCTGTTTGTAGCTGGGGTAGACGATCCGATTAAATATATCTATACTGTAACAGGGGCAACAGCTATCACCCTTTTATATGCTACAACTACTATCTCTTTAGTTAAAAAGATTGTCAACTTTATCAAATATCGTCGAACTGTCGGACTTTTTAGTTTTTTTTACGCTTTACTGCATATGCTGAATTTTATAATATTGGATATGGAGCTTGATTTAGAGTTTGCCATTCAAGAGACTTTAGACAAGCCTTTTATATATCTGGGGATGAGTGCATTTTTCATATTGCTTTTTATGGCCATTACATCACTTAAAAAACTATTTTCCAAGTTTTACAAATATCATAAAGTGATATATGTAGCCATCATACTAGTAACTATACACTTTATTATGGCGCAAAAGGCACTTAGTCTTGAACAATTCGGTTACCTTTTGATAATGGGGATTATAGTAGTATTGAAGATACTTCAGAGAACAAATCTGATAAAGTTATAA
- a CDS encoding cytochrome b/b6 domain-containing protein → MKYTLQFRIWHWLNAIIVLGLLGTVFLRKTFLSWRTNSEILMTKLAEINIEITSEQAKVLAKAIRAGMWEWHIILGYALAFLIIYRIYLFFMDKSEQESFSSLTLHKKGVKISYYIVYVTLFFMAVSGLAIHFYKELELTKDFVGSLKEIHELVYNVILYFVPLHIIGVIVAETRDEKGLVSTMINGEK, encoded by the coding sequence ATGAAATACACTTTACAATTTAGAATCTGGCACTGGTTAAACGCTATCATAGTTCTTGGTTTATTAGGAACAGTCTTTTTAAGAAAAACTTTTTTAAGTTGGAGAACAAACTCTGAGATCTTGATGACAAAACTAGCTGAGATCAACATAGAGATAACTTCCGAACAGGCAAAAGTACTTGCAAAAGCTATACGTGCAGGTATGTGGGAGTGGCACATCATACTCGGATATGCTCTGGCATTTTTAATTATCTATAGAATCTATCTGTTTTTTATGGATAAAAGTGAACAAGAGAGTTTCAGCTCTTTAACTCTACATAAAAAAGGTGTTAAAATCTCTTACTACATAGTGTATGTAACACTGTTTTTTATGGCTGTAAGCGGTCTTGCTATCCACTTTTATAAAGAGTTGGAATTAACTAAAGATTTTGTAGGTTCACTCAAAGAGATACATGAACTTGTGTATAACGTAATCCTTTACTTTGTTCCTTTACACATAATCGGTGTAATAGTTGCAGAGACGCGGGATGAAAAAGGATTAGTCTCTACTATGATTAACGGGGAGAAATAA
- the msrP gene encoding protein-methionine-sulfoxide reductase catalytic subunit MsrP: MNYIKRKSWELEENFVTDESIFNSRRKFLKLGAALAVSTSAVMELAAKEFTPLPNLQYTKDLNRNNLTPNSYEQITSYNNFYEFTTSKKAVKEKAKNFRSEPWKISVDGLVEKPFDIDMEQLIKKFTLEERIYRFRCVEGWSMVVPWIGFELSELIKYAKPLLNAKYIRFETLYDPEQFPNQQHSFGSIKYPYVEGLRMDEAMNPLAIIAVGLYGHTLPPQNGAPIRLITPWKYGFKSIKSIVKITFTDTMPLNTWHKAAPYEYGFYANVNPNVDHPRWSQKRERLLGKFFKQDTLMFNGYEKEVAYLYKNMDLRKNF, encoded by the coding sequence ATGAACTATATAAAAAGAAAAAGCTGGGAATTAGAAGAGAATTTTGTCACAGATGAGAGTATCTTTAACAGTAGGAGAAAGTTCCTAAAACTAGGAGCTGCTCTTGCTGTGAGTACCTCTGCAGTTATGGAACTTGCTGCCAAAGAGTTTACACCGTTGCCAAACCTGCAATACACAAAAGATTTAAACAGAAATAATCTCACTCCAAACTCTTATGAGCAAATCACCTCCTACAATAACTTTTATGAATTTACCACAAGTAAAAAAGCCGTTAAAGAAAAAGCCAAAAATTTCAGATCTGAACCTTGGAAGATATCTGTTGACGGACTTGTAGAAAAACCGTTTGATATAGACATGGAGCAACTTATAAAGAAATTTACTCTAGAAGAGCGTATATATAGATTTAGATGTGTCGAAGGTTGGTCAATGGTGGTTCCATGGATCGGGTTTGAACTCTCAGAACTGATTAAATATGCAAAGCCACTTTTAAATGCGAAATATATACGTTTTGAGACCCTTTATGACCCCGAGCAATTCCCTAACCAACAGCATAGCTTTGGATCTATTAAGTACCCTTATGTTGAAGGGCTGAGGATGGATGAGGCGATGAATCCTTTGGCTATTATAGCTGTAGGGCTTTATGGGCATACACTACCACCCCAAAACGGAGCACCCATTAGACTTATAACACCCTGGAAATACGGTTTTAAAAGTATAAAATCAATCGTAAAGATCACTTTTACAGATACTATGCCCTTAAACACATGGCACAAAGCTGCACCTTATGAATACGGCTTTTATGCCAATGTAAATCCGAATGTGGATCATCCTCGCTGGTCACAAAAACGTGAACGCCTTTTAGGTAAATTTTTCAAACAAGATACACTTATGTTTAACGGCTATGAAAAAGAGGTTGCTTATCTCTATAAAAATATGGATCTTAGGAAAAACTTTTGA
- a CDS encoding DsrE family protein, producing MKDKLLIVISTDNVDTIVKFPLLYGSVSMPREYWKHVHVMFWGASIIPAKNNSFVREKVVEMQKENVEFSSCILCTEEYEGIELLEEIGIKVRHTGEFLTEALKNSEWAVLNI from the coding sequence ATGAAAGATAAATTACTTATAGTTATCAGTACTGATAATGTTGATACTATTGTTAAGTTTCCATTACTATACGGAAGTGTCTCGATGCCTAGAGAATATTGGAAACACGTTCATGTTATGTTCTGGGGTGCATCTATTATCCCTGCTAAAAATAATAGCTTTGTTAGAGAAAAAGTCGTAGAGATGCAAAAAGAGAATGTAGAATTTAGTTCATGCATCTTGTGTACGGAAGAGTATGAAGGTATTGAGCTTTTAGAAGAGATAGGGATCAAGGTTCGTCATACAGGTGAGTTTTTAACTGAAGCGTTGAAAAATAGCGAGTGGGCAGTTTTAAATATCTAG
- a CDS encoding DUF3147 family protein has protein sequence MAYYVVKLLITTVLIVLISEIGKRYSLAGALLAAIPLVSILAMTWMYVDTGSSNSAVEFSQRIVWLIAPSMTLFIVFPILIKKGIGFPLSMFIATALTIVAYYSVIYVVGKFGIEL, from the coding sequence ATGGCTTATTATGTAGTTAAATTACTAATCACGACAGTGCTGATCGTACTTATATCTGAAATAGGGAAAAGGTACTCTTTAGCGGGTGCATTACTTGCGGCAATACCTTTGGTATCGATCCTCGCTATGACTTGGATGTATGTCGATACTGGAAGTTCAAACAGTGCAGTAGAGTTTTCCCAAAGAATAGTTTGGCTCATAGCACCTTCTATGACTTTGTTTATAGTATTTCCAATCCTCATTAAAAAAGGTATTGGATTTCCGTTGAGTATGTTTATTGCAACTGCATTAACGATAGTGGCATATTACAGTGTGATTTATGTAGTTGGGAAGTTTGGGATTGAATTATAA